The Prevotella melaninogenica region GCTGTTAGTCGTTGAGAAACGGTTAATGTTCGAAGCCTGAACATACTGCCATGTGTTATCACCCTGCTCAGCCTCTGTGAGTCGAATCTTCTTCCCACCGATAACGGCTGTGAGCTTCTTTGGCTTTGCATTGGTGTTCAGATAGAAGGTTGTTGACTGATTTTTCACCATTCCATCGAACGTTCCTTCGGTCTTGTCGATACTTACGGTCAGCACCTGCTTATCGTTAAGATCGGAGGTGATGCGGGTTGTTGCCTTCTCATTAGAGAGATATTTCTGAGTTGTACCGTCGTCATCATAGAGTGTGAACTCGGTCTTGCCATCTGGATAGAGTTCAAAGACACGACGGTTCTTGTCAATCTCAGAAGGGTTATTATTCGCGTTGACCATCGGAATGATAGCACCCGACTTCACCAAGACAGGCAACTTCCAGATGGGTGCGAAGTAATCGTTGAGTACGCAACCACCTTCGTAGGTAGCACCCGTGAAGTAATCGTACCATGTTCCCTTTGGTAGGTAGATGCCATTGCGCACGTCGTTGCCCTCCTTATCGGCTGCCGTGTTCTGATAGATAGGTGCCACGAGGAACGAAGGACCATACATATATTGATAGCGTGTAGCACTGCTGTGGGTATAATCGTTGCTATCATCAAGGAACATCGCACGCATGAGTGGCTTGCCTGTCACCGCCTCATGGGCACATGAGTAGGTGTAAGGCAGGAGCATAGACTTGAGTTTGAGGTAAGAACGGTTGATACTTGTGGCTGGTTCGCCCAAGGCTTGTGGATACTTAGGGTTACTACCCCACCCATCCATATTCAACTGCATTGGTGTAAAGGTCTTCCATTGGAAGTCACGGATGTTCACTGAGAGGTTCTTTCCGCCGAAGATACCGTCCATATCGCTCGTAATATTACCCATTCCGGAGAGTCCAGAGCCGATATAAGTTGGGATGTGGAAACGAATATACTCCCACTCGCCACCGGTTTGGTCGCCCGACCATACACCGCCATAACGCTGTGTACCAGCCCAGCCGTCGAGGGTGATAATGAACGGACGTGCATCGCTGCCGTAGTAAGGCATGATGTTAGCCACGTCAGCAATACCATTGAGTCCAAAGGAATAGCCCGCACCGACCCATGCTACGTCGGTCTTCAAGACACGTACGCCTGCATCACGCACCTCTTTGACGATATCGCGTTGCAAGAGTGCAGGGATGCTATCGACTGGGTGAAGGTTTGACTGTGTCCACAAACCTATCTCTACGCCCTGCTTACGCGCATAATCGCCAAGGCTCTTGAGGTTGGCTATATTACCATCAAGGGTGGAAGTTTGCCCATATCCAGCTCCGTAACCATCGTTAGGAAGAATCCAACCCAATGGCATATCGTCTTTCTTATAACGGTCGATAACGGCACGTGCAGAGAACTGATAGTTCTGCTTTTCGCCATTCAGACTTTCCTTGATACCGCCATTGTCCTTCTGACTTTCTACATATCGCTTGCCGTCCTCAAAAAGGATTCCCTTGCCTTCTTCGGTTGTCTCCTTCCAATAGTCTCGGTTGTAGGCATTGAGGTGGCCCTCATAGAAAGCAAACTTTGGCAATAAGACGGGGTTACCGGTGAGCTGATAATAATCTTGAAGCAAAGAAACTGGGGTTGTATCAACCATCAGGAAGAGGTCGAGATAAGGCATTTCGTGACTGATTGTCACCGTGTTCTTATCCGTACTTCCGAAGTCGTAGGCACCGGGCGCAAAGGTGTAAGGCATAGCAGCATAACCGCCCGTTGACCAATAGAACGGAGCTGGCGAAGCAACACCGCCATCGGTCCAGCTGTTGGTATTGACAATCTCAATGCGTTTGCCACGATGGGAGAAGCGACCATTTTGTACACCGCCACCATAGAAATACTCTCCTGCTGCATTGGCGAGGGTAACGGTGGTGCGATTCTTTTGGAAGTCGACTCCCTTCACCTCCTTAATAACCTCCTTACCATTGCGAAGGTCGGTGACAGTCATCAGCCCTGTGTTGCGATCGAAGCGCACACGCACCTCAGCCGTTGCGACTGCCACGTCGGCATCGGTCTCATTAACGCTCAGTCGTCCTGCGTTCTTACGTGGATTATCGAGGAGAATACGTGCTGGAGGATTACTAACAGGATCACGAACGATGCCACCCTTTGGGTCGCGGAAAAGGCGAAAGACATTCTGACCATAGAAGTCTACAGTCATCACGCCACCGTCGCTATAAGTAATCTCTACCGTTGTTGGATTGATTTGTCGAATACCACTCACTGCCTTTCCGTCAGCGAATGCGGTCTCTCCCACTGCCAATAATAAGGCAGCAAGTAAAATCTTGGCTTTCTTCTTTTTCATTTTATAGATCTTGTCGCCCGTCCCCAAGCTTAGGTTTACTTGGTTCCCGAACTCCTTTTGGTTTTTAGCTAATAGTTGTTTTTGTTACTGAGTGGCAAAGATACACCATATTTTTATAAACTACAATTATTTAACTAAGAATTTTTTAACTAAAAACTTCTATACTTTGAACTTTGAACTTTGAACTCTTTTACCTTTGAACTTTGAACATTGAGCTTTGAACTTTATGATTAGAACTACGAATTGCACGAATTTCTCGAATAATGTTTGCGATAATGATTCGTGTCATTCGCGTAATTCGCAGTCTTGTCGATTCTGGCTTCATTCTAAAATATGTCATTGAAGTATATGTCACTATGTCATTCTGTCTTCGTGTCATTCGCGTAATTCGTAGTTAACTTTATGGTTGGAACTTGGGGTTTGAAACATCCTATTTGGGACTTGAAACACAGAGGTTTTTAGCTTTTTATGCGCTCTGTTATTACTATTCATTCATTAATTATTCGTTGTCTAAATAGGTCGTTTGGTATAAAAAAAGAGCGATTAAAGTTGACAGACTCGGAAATAATTAATACCTTTGCACCCAGAAAGATTGTAATAATTACAGAACAAGAACACAATAGATATCCAACTGACTGTCAGTGGGTATAAAAGCGATTCTATTCGTAATTCGTACACATATTATTATTATAATACAAGAACATTATACAAATACAAGAACATTATGAAAAAGAAATTTATTTGCACCGTTTGTGGTTACATCCACGAGGGAACAGAGGCTCCAGCAGAGTGCCCAGTATGTCACGCTAAGGCTGCGAAGTTCAAGGAGTTCAACCCAGAGGCTTTGAAGGGTACTAAGACTGAGCAGAACCTTAAGAACGCTTTCGCAGGTGAGAGCCAGGCACACACTAAGTATCTCTACTATGCTTCAAAGGCTAAGAAGGACGGCTATGAGCAGATTGCAGGTTTCTTCGAGGAGACAGCACGCAACGAGAAGGAGCATGCTAAGATTTGGTTCAAGTTCCTCCACGAGGGTGATATCCCTACAACAACCGTAAATCTCGCTGACGCAGCAGCTGGTGAGAACTACGAGTGGACTGATATGTACGAGCAGATGGCAAAGGATGCTATGGAAGAAGGCTTCCCAGAGTTGGCTGTTAAGTTCCGCAGCGTTGGTAAGGTTGAGAAGCACCACGAGGAGCGTTACCGCAAGCTCTTGAAGAACATCGAGGACAGCGTAGTATTCTCTCGTGAGGGCGACTGCATCTGGCAGTGCCGCAACTGTGGTCACATCGTTATCGGCAAGAAGGCTCCAGCTGTTTGCCCTGTATGTAACCACCCACAGAGCTTCTTCCAGGTTGAGGAGTCAAACTACTAAATCGACGCAATAATAATTCCATAGCGTTAGTCACATACCGTGCCAAGGTCTTTCTGGACCTTGGCACGGTTTTTTGTTGCAAGTAGACAAGTGAACGAGTAGACGAGTAAACAAGTTAGACAAGTAAACGAGTTGCTTGCAAAGAGAGACAAAGTAACATGAGAACAGATTTATTCTTTATAACAAGTAACATGTCTACTCGTCTACTTCCTAACATGTGAACAAACTTATCCTTTATAACAAGCAACTTGTTTACTCGTCTAACTTGTCTACTCGTCAGCCATCGTAAAAATAATTCACAGACTGAAAATCAGAAGGGCGTTAATAGTGTTCAAATTAACGCCCACTTGGCTTGCAAAAGATGCCCTTTAAGACCCTTACTAATGTCCTTTTGAAATCCAATTAAGCACCTTTTAGTTTGCAGCTTTATAACCTACTGATTTACTGTCAGTTGCAGAGTAACTTTTTAAGTAGATTTTGTCGTGACTTTGAAGGGGGATTAAGCGAGAATAAGTAAAGATTTTTCAGAGTCTAATAACAGTCTTTCTTATCATTATTGCAAAGTAATACCAACTACGAATTTCACTAATTACGCTAATGTTTTTTTATCCTTTGAACATTGAGGTTTGAACATTGAACTCCTTTACCTTTGAGATTTGAACTTTGAACATTGAACTTTATGATATGTACCTTTTATGACT contains the following coding sequences:
- a CDS encoding TIM-barrel domain-containing protein encodes the protein MKKKKAKILLAALLLAVGETAFADGKAVSGIRQINPTTVEITYSDGGVMTVDFYGQNVFRLFRDPKGGIVRDPVSNPPARILLDNPRKNAGRLSVNETDADVAVATAEVRVRFDRNTGLMTVTDLRNGKEVIKEVKGVDFQKNRTTVTLANAAGEYFYGGGVQNGRFSHRGKRIEIVNTNSWTDGGVASPAPFYWSTGGYAAMPYTFAPGAYDFGSTDKNTVTISHEMPYLDLFLMVDTTPVSLLQDYYQLTGNPVLLPKFAFYEGHLNAYNRDYWKETTEEGKGILFEDGKRYVESQKDNGGIKESLNGEKQNYQFSARAVIDRYKKDDMPLGWILPNDGYGAGYGQTSTLDGNIANLKSLGDYARKQGVEIGLWTQSNLHPVDSIPALLQRDIVKEVRDAGVRVLKTDVAWVGAGYSFGLNGIADVANIMPYYGSDARPFIITLDGWAGTQRYGGVWSGDQTGGEWEYIRFHIPTYIGSGLSGMGNITSDMDGIFGGKNLSVNIRDFQWKTFTPMQLNMDGWGSNPKYPQALGEPATSINRSYLKLKSMLLPYTYSCAHEAVTGKPLMRAMFLDDSNDYTHSSATRYQYMYGPSFLVAPIYQNTAADKEGNDVRNGIYLPKGTWYDYFTGATYEGGCVLNDYFAPIWKLPVLVKSGAIIPMVNANNNPSEIDKNRRVFELYPDGKTEFTLYDDDGTTQKYLSNEKATTRITSDLNDKQVLTVSIDKTEGTFDGMVKNQSTTFYLNTNAKPKKLTAVIGGKKIRLTEAEQGDNTWQYVQASNINRFSTTNSEMERLLVTKNAQIIVRLASCDITKEAVELRVEGFARLNKSNETLRKKGALTAPELLEADVQSYSVTPKWKPVQNADYYEIAFNGQTYTTIRHNSLLFDDLQPATDYDFKVRAVNSEGASEWMPLHVKTAVNPLEYAIQGLTATSTARDMEGFEIHRLVDFSTTGDIWHTYYYTKAVPFDFTVDLHSTNTLDKLQYVPRANGGNGTITKCDIAVSKDGRNWTEIGPQQWARDGRTKEVTLSTHPVARYVKVSVKEAVGNFGSGREFYVFKVPGTKTILPGDINLDGKVDENDFTSYMNYTGLKKGDADFDGYISGGDINGNGLIDAYDISNVAMHLEDGWNDDDVAPVGGKVYYEYNRKSYAAGDDVIIKVKGKDLQSVNAFNLIFPYSPKELQFVKVETDPSMVMRNLTYDRHHSDGSQVLYPTFVNVGDHHTFNGDADLLVIRMKALKPFTVKPQTAKGLLVDKQLEEVELK
- the rbr gene encoding rubrerythrin, producing MKKKFICTVCGYIHEGTEAPAECPVCHAKAAKFKEFNPEALKGTKTEQNLKNAFAGESQAHTKYLYYASKAKKDGYEQIAGFFEETARNEKEHAKIWFKFLHEGDIPTTTVNLADAAAGENYEWTDMYEQMAKDAMEEGFPELAVKFRSVGKVEKHHEERYRKLLKNIEDSVVFSREGDCIWQCRNCGHIVIGKKAPAVCPVCNHPQSFFQVEESNY